The Phaeobacter gallaeciensis DSM 26640 genomic sequence CCCAGAGCTTCATCTCCGGGGCGATTTCCAAGACCATCAACATGCCCAATGATGCGACCATCGAGGATTGTCAGAAGGCCTATGAACTCAGCTGGTCGCTGGGGGTGAAGGCCAATGCGCTCTACCGCGATGGCTCCAAGCTGAGCCAGCCACTGGCGGCAGCGCTGGTTGAGGATGATGATGAAGCGGCAGAGGTGCTGGAAAGCGGGTCGCAGCAGGAAAAAGCCATCACCCTGGCCGAGAAAATTGTCGAGAAAGTGGTCATCAAGGAAGTTGTGAAATCCCATCGCACCAAGATGCCGCAGCGCCGTAAGGGCTATACCCAGAAGGCGGTTGTCGGCGGGCATAAGGTCTATCTGCGGACCGGCGAATATGAAGATGGCAACCTGGGCGAGATCTTCATCGACATGCACAAGGAAGGGGCCGGCTTCCGGGCGATGATGAACAACTTCGCCATCGCGGTCTCGGTTGGTCTGCAATATGGCGTGCCGCTGGAGGAATTCGTGGATGCCTTCACCTTCACCAAATTTGAGCCTGCGGGCATGGTGCAGGGCAATGACTCGATCAAGAACGCCACCTCGATCCTCGACTATGTGTTCCGCGAATTGGCGGTGAGCTATCTGGATCGCACCGATCTGGCGCATGTGAAGCCGGAAGGCGCCAGCTTCGACGATCTGGGCCGGGGTGAGGAAGAGGGTGTCTCCAACGTCTCCGAACTGAGTGAGACAGCCGCCACCCGTTCACTCGAGGTGCTGAAGCAGATTTCCTCCACCGGCTATCTGCGCAAGCGTCTGCCCCAGGAACTGGTGGTTCTTCAGGGCGGGCAGACAGAGATGCTGGCGGATGGCAGCGATCCGGTTTCGGCGTTGCAATCACTGGTGCCTGAAACCTCTACCGCGCCAGCGCCCGTGGTCTCTGGTGGCATGGATGCCCGCACCAAGGCGAAGATGCAGGGCTATGAGGGCGAGGCCTGCGGTGATTGCGGCAACTACACACTGGTGCGCAATGGTACCTGCATGAAATGCAACACCTGCGGCGGCACCTCCGGGTGCAGCTAACCGCTGGTTAGGGCTGGTGAAGACTTAGATTTGACGATCGCGACGGAGCTATCGCGGTCTTCGAGAACACGGGATGGGTGCGCTCATCCCGCCACGGATCGGGACACAGGCAAAGACCTCGGGCGGTAATAAGAACCACCTGATCCGTGCACCTGGAGGGGAGGCCGCTGTGCCTCCCTTTTTTCTTTCATGATAGTGGATTAGTTGCGCTTCAGAATGTGCGAGAAGACAACAATAAAAACTGCAAGTGCGGCTAGAATCAGGAAGGCTGCAGGCAGTGATAACAGCTCAGCGGTAACGCCGATCATCGGCGGGCCGATCAGGATGCCACCATAGCCGAATGTCGCAACGCTGGCGATCGCTGCGCCGGCTGGCAGGTCCGGATCGCTGGCCGCGCGGCTGAAGGCGAGTGGCATGACCAGCGCATAGCCAATCCCCATCAAGGCAAACCCGACCATGGCCGCCCCGTAGCTGGCAAAGCCCACAGTAATAAGCGCGCCAAGGCTGGCACTTGCTCCGGCAAGACGGCCTGCGGCCACCGGACCAATGCGGGCGACGACGGGGTCGCCAACCAGCCGCATCGCCACCATCGCAACGGAGAAAACGGCAAAACCAAGTGCCGCATCAGCCTCGGTTGCGCCAGTGGTCAGCACCAGAAAAATCGCGCTCCAATCAGCCATAGCCCCTTCGCCGACTGCGCCGCAGAAGGCAACGAAGCCAACCACCAGCAAGGGGCCACGCGGCAGCAGAGACGGTTTGGCAGCACCACCCATTGGGGCGGGGCTCCCCACCCAGGGGATCTGCGCCATATAAAGCGTGAGCAGCGCTGAAACACTGCCGGCCACAAGGAAGTGCAGTGGGATATCCGCGCCGATGGAAGCCGCACCATATCCGGAGAGCGCCCCGAGACCGGCGCCAAGGCTAAACATCGCATGAAAAGAGGACATCATTGGCCGCCCGGCGCGGGCCTCGACTTCGCTGGCCCAGGCGTTCATGGCGACATCCATGCTGCCATGGGCCGCGCCAAAGACAAACAGCGCAGCCGCCAGCAGTGGCAGAGTGGGGGCCAGCGCCAGCAACACCAGCCCCAGAACATAGGCCAGCGCCACCCGACGGGTGACACGGGCCGCGCCGGTCCGGTCAGCCGCACGTCCGGCCAGCGGAAATGACAGGATGGCCCCGGCTGCCATCAGCAGCAACAGCAGGCCCAGCCCGCCGGGCGTTAGCCCGTGGATCTCCGACACCGCAGGGATGCGCGAGGCCCAGATGCCGAAGAGCGCGCCGTTCAGCACAAACATCGCCGATACTGCACGCCACGGGCTGCGCAGCTGACGTGGTCGGCGGACGAGATTAGAACGGGTTTCGGACACTTGAGATCCCTTGGGGGCAAATCGCAATCGGAGATTTTACGGCAGGTTGATCGGAAATCAGAGCAGACGCAAGCGGCGGCGCCACGGTTGGTATTACGGGAGAATTAGCTCAAAACCCTACAGATATTTCACGCAGGCTTTGTGGTGGTGCAACGGTTTCTTGGGATCGAATTGCTACCTTTGGGAGAATTTGCCGCAGCCAATATGGTTATGGCGATATCCGGAGGGGCTTTGATGGCCGAATTCGACACCGCCTGGACGGTCATTATGGCGCTATTGGTGCTGATCCTGCAATGTGGGTTCCTGTGTCTGGAATCCGGCACTGTACGCGAGAAGAATGCCGCCAACGTTGCGTTGAAAAACCTCGCCGATATTTGTCTCGTTGGGACTGTGTTCTGGATCGGCGGATTTGGCCTTATGTTTGGCAATAGCTTGGGCGGACTGGTTGGTGTTGATGGCTTTTTTCCGAACCTCTCCAATGTAATAACGGGAACCGCAGGACATGTACCTGATCACGCACAGGTCGCCAACGTCGACCACGAGGGCGGGTTGGAAACTCATGTCTCTGCAATGTTTCTGTTCCAGACAGCCTTCGCGGCAACGGCGGCGACCATCGTCTCCGGGGCTGTGGCAGAACGGGAGCGGTTTCTGGGGTATATCGCCACCTCCCTGACCTTGGCGGGGTTGGTTTACCCGCTGGCTGGGCATTGGGTGTGGAATCCGCAAGGATGGCTTCGTCAGATTGGGTTCATTGATTTTGCCGGAGCGACGGTGGTGCATAGCGTCGGTGGATGGACCGCGTTGATTGCGGTGCTTTTCCTCGGCCCCCGGCTTGGCCGCTATGGGCATAAGAACCGGTTCTTTGAAGAAAATTCGATTTCATTGATGGCGCTGGGGGGCATGCTGCTGTGGATTGGCTGGGGCGCGTTTAATGGTGGCACTGCGATGGTGTCCAACGCGGATGTGGCGCCGATTGTAGCGCGAACCATGCTGTCCGCAGCGGGCGCCGGGGTGACCTGTATCACAGTGGGCCTGCTGTTGAACGGCCATATCCGCGCAGAGCTGTTGATCAACGGTATTTTGGGTGGGCTGGTGGCCGGGACCGCGGCAATCCATCTGGTCACCGGACCGGTGGCATTCGTGATTGGGATCGCGGGAGCGTTGACGGTGATGTTTGTTCGCG encodes the following:
- a CDS encoding MFS transporter; the encoded protein is MSETRSNLVRRPRQLRSPWRAVSAMFVLNGALFGIWASRIPAVSEIHGLTPGGLGLLLLLMAAGAILSFPLAGRAADRTGAARVTRRVALAYVLGLVLLALAPTLPLLAAALFVFGAAHGSMDVAMNAWASEVEARAGRPMMSSFHAMFSLGAGLGALSGYGAASIGADIPLHFLVAGSVSALLTLYMAQIPWVGSPAPMGGAAKPSLLPRGPLLVVGFVAFCGAVGEGAMADWSAIFLVLTTGATEADAALGFAVFSVAMVAMRLVGDPVVARIGPVAAGRLAGASASLGALITVGFASYGAAMVGFALMGIGYALVMPLAFSRAASDPDLPAGAAIASVATFGYGGILIGPPMIGVTAELLSLPAAFLILAALAVFIVVFSHILKRN